Proteins found in one Phocoena sinus isolate mPhoSin1 chromosome 19, mPhoSin1.pri, whole genome shotgun sequence genomic segment:
- the PPP1R12C gene encoding protein phosphatase 1 regulatory subunit 12C isoform X5, producing MSGEDGPGAGPGAAAAAARERRREQLRQWGARAGAEPGPGERRARTVRFERAAEFLAACAGGDLDEARLMLRAADPGPGAELDPAAPPPARAVLDSTNADGISALHQACIDENLEVVRFLVEQGATVNQADNEGWTPLHVAASCGYLDIARYLLSHGANIAAVNSDGDLPLDLAESDAMEGLLKAEIARRGVDVEAAKRAEEELLLHDTRCWLNGGAMPEARHPRTGASALHVAAAKGYIEVMRLLLQAGYDPELRDGDGWTPLHAAAHWGVEDACRLLAEHGGGMDSLTHAGQRPCDLADEEVLSLLEELARKQEDLRNQKEASQSRGQEPQGPSSSKHRRSSVCRLSSREKISLQDLSKERRPGGAGGPPIRDEDEGEEGPSEPPPAESRTLNGVSSPPPSSPRSPMTPDEAPFSTRFGLQKTGSSGALGPAERRGAEGASGAGLQRSASSSRLEGTSTQAREPRLARITPTPSRKVPESSAPIPEPESPVKPNVPVASAAPPADSRDRRRSYQMPVRDEESESQRKARSRLMRQSRRSTQGVTLTDLKEAEKAAGKAPEPEKSCLQSLDPSRRPRVPGVENSDGPAQREAPEGQGQGPQAAEEHRRVSKEWRGPAEGEEAEPAPADRSPGSSTPEGGPSSRRQRDLNPEPEPESEEPDGGFRKLYAELRSENERLREALTETTLQLAQLKVELERATQRQERFAERPALLELERFERRALERKAAELEEELKALSDLRADNQRLKDENAALIRVISKLSK from the exons ATGTCGGGCGAGGATGGCCCGGGGGCGGGCCccggggcggcggcggcagcggcccGCGAGCGGCGGCGGGAGCAGTTGCGGCAGTGGGGGGCGCGGGCGGGCGCCGAGCCGGGCCCCGGGGAGCGGCGCGCCCGCACCGTGCGCTTCGAGCGCGCCGCCGAGTTCCTGGCGGCCTGCGCGGGCGGCGATCTGGACGAGGCGCGCCTGATGCTGCGCGCGGCCGACCCCGGCCCGGGCGCCGAGCTCGACCCTGCTgccccgccgcccgcccgcgCAGTGCTGGACTCCACCAACGCCGACGGCATCAGCGCCCTGCACCAG GCCTGCATCGACGAGAACCTGGAGGTGGTGCGCTTCCTGGTGGAGCAGGGTGCCACAGTGAACCAGGCAGATAACGAGGGCTGGACACCCCTGCATGTGGCCGCCTCCTGTGGTTACCTGGACATTGCCAG GTACCTACTGAGCCACGGGGCCAACATCGCCGCGGTGAACAGTGATGGGGACCTGCCCCTGGACCTGGCCGAGTCTGACGCCATGGAGGGGCTGCTGAAGGCGGAGATTGCCCGCCGAG GTGTGGATGTGGAAGCAGCCAAACGGGCCGAGGAGGAGTTGCTGCTTCACGACACAAGGTGCTGGCTGAACGGGGGCGCCATGCCAGAGGCCCGGCACCCCCGCACGGGGGCCTCTGCCCTGCACGTGGCCGCCGCCAAGGGCTACATCGAAGTGATGAG GCTGCTGCTTCAGGCCGGCTATGACCCGGAGCTGCGGGATGGGGACGGCTGGACGCCCCTGCACGCCGCAGCCCACTGGGGCGTGGAGGACGCCTGCCGCCTGCTGGCGGAGCACGGCGGGGGCATGGACTCGCTGACGCACGCG gggcAGCGTCCCTGTGATCTAGCGGATGAGGAGGTGCTGAGCCTGCTGGAGGAGCTGGCCCGGAAGCAGGAGGAC CTTCGGAACCAAAAGGAAGCCTCCCAGAGCAGGGGCCAGGAGCCCCAGGGGCCCTCCAGCAGCAAACACCGAAG gAGCTCTGTATGTCGTCTGAGCAGCCGTGAGAAGATCTCCCTCCAGGACTTGTCCAAGGAGCGCCGgcctggtggggcaggggggccCCCAATCCGGGACGAGGATGAGGGAGAAGAAGGCCCCtcag AGCCACCTCCTGCAGAATCCAGAACGCTCAACGGGgtctcctccccaccaccctctaGCCCTAGGAGCCCCATG ACCCCCGACGAGGCCCCCTTCTCCACGCGCTTTGGCCTCCAGAAGACGGGGAGCTCTGGGGCCCTAGGTCCTGCGGAGAGGCGGGGCGCCGAGGGTGCCTCGGGGGCTGGGCTGCAGCGCTCCGCTTCCTCCTCGCGGCTGGAAGGGACCTCCACTCAG GCCAGGGAGCCCCGTCTTGCCAGAattacccccaccccctcccggaAGGTGCCGGAGTCCTCTGCCCC GATTCCGGAGCCTGAATCCCCAGTGAAGCCAAATGTCCCCGTAGCCTCTGCAGCGCCCCCAGCGGACTCCCGCGACCGCCGGAG GTCCTACCAGATGCCTGTGCGGGATGAGGAGTCTGAATCTCAGCGGAAAGCTCGCTCTCGCCTCATGCGCCAGTCTCGGAGGTCCACACAG GGTGTGACTCTGACAGACCTTAAAGAAGCAGAGAAGGCTGCAGGAAAGGCCCCAGAGCCAGAGAAGTCGTGCCTGCAAAGCCTG GACCCTTCCCGGCGACCCCGAGTCCCCGGGGTCGAGAACTCTGATGGCCCTGCCCAGAGAG aggCGCCCGAAGGCCAAGGGCAAGGACCACAGGCCGCCGAGGAGCACCGCAGAGTCAGCAAGGAGTGGCGGGGACCTGCCGAG GGGGAGGAGGCGGAGCCGGCGCCTGCAGACCGCAGCCCAGGATCCAG CACTCCCGAGGGCGGCCCCTCTTCTCGCAGGCAGCGGGACCTCAACCCAGAACCAGAGCCAGAATCAGAAGAGCCTGATGGAGGCTTCAGGAAG CTGTATGCAGAGCTGCGCAGTGAGAACGAACGACTTCGCGAGGCCCTGACCGAGACCACACTGCAGCTGGCGCAGCTCAAGGTGGAGCTGGAGCGTGCCACGCAG AGGCAGGAGCGATTTGCAGAGAGGCCCGCCCTTCTGGAGCTGGAGAGATTC GAGCGCAGGGCCCTGGAGCGGAAGGCagcggagctggaggaggagctgaag GCCCTGTCCGACCTCCGGGCTGACAACCAGCGACTCAAGGATGAGAACGCAGCCCTGATTCGCGTCATCAGCAAACTCTCCAAGTGA